Proteins from one Cryptomeria japonica chromosome 4, Sugi_1.0, whole genome shotgun sequence genomic window:
- the LOC131875159 gene encoding ATP-dependent Clp protease proteolytic subunit-like, which yields MVQGVAVYDTMQYVTGDVFTIGIELNASMGAFLLHGGTFTKCVMTQNASIMIHQPHMSPYDHRATSIESSFDSEYLGFLRSYVARTYLRTRQDFELICYLLERDIYMTPEQAVEFGLIDEIGVEGLGFSNTLDTLFVHDDVDAHDSSFSHFIRDFSRDREDRSIDRRPAEWFSPWNPTTLDSNRPNNIPVLDHRKARNIVLRGENDSAKTLQTTVL from the coding sequence ATGGTACAGGGAGTCGCTGTTTATGATACTATGCAATACGTAACAGGGGATGTATTTACAATAGGCATCGAGTTAAATGCTTCAATGGGAGCTTTCCTTCTACACGGGGGGACATTTACTAAATGCGTAATGACCCAAAACGCATCAATTATGATCCACCAACCCCATATGTCTCCTTATGATCATCGCGCCACTTCAATAGAATCAAGCTTCGATTCAGAGTATCTGGGCTTTTTGCGTTCGTATGTTGCGCGAACTTATTTAAGAACAAGGCAAGATTTTGAACTAATTTGTTATCTATTAGAACGAGATATTTATATGACACCAGAGCAAGCAGTAGAGTTTGGTCTTATCGACGAAATCGGCGTAGAAGGACTCGGTTTTTCAAATACATTAGATACATTGTTTGTTCATGACGATGTTGATGCCCATGATAGTAGTTTTTCTCATTTTATTCGTGATTTTTCTCGTGATCGTGAGGATCGCAGCATTGACCGTCGGCCTGCGGAATGGTTTTCACCATGGAATCCCACAACATTGGATTCTAACAGGCCAAACAATATACCCGTCCTGGACCATCGCAAGGCAAGGAATATAGTTTTGCGAGGGGAAAATGATAGTGCAAAAACATTACAAACTACAGTTCTATAG